The following are from one region of the Paenalkalicoccus suaedae genome:
- a CDS encoding glycosyltransferase yields the protein MVELWILLLFILVLWTLFNCLSMPLLKDSSSEHSELVSILIPMRNEEANVERLMKSLQKLTYSHIEVVVLNDGSTDNTGNLLEQAKDQWDQLTVINGKELPEGWVGKVHACHQLSLQANGDFYLFLDADVTVHPKLVERSLAAFTPQTGLISGFPHYPLKSVFGFMLIPMQHFLVFFHLPILLANKTNWQAATAAHGAFMMYRREAYIKMGGHERVKDSLVEDIHSMRAMKQSGYKATIVNNTNSLSCFMYNTSKEVWQGFSKNFFPGLGRSVLVVIALSFLYLILFFLPLPVAIIGLIQGNLMLVVPLLLVMLIKCIIDSFTRQKWWLCTFFPVTIIATIAMLLYSTYLGISKRGFIWKGRQYR from the coding sequence ATGGTCGAACTATGGATTCTCCTTCTTTTTATACTTGTTTTATGGACACTGTTTAACTGCTTGTCTATGCCATTACTGAAAGATTCTTCTTCAGAACACTCAGAGCTTGTATCTATCCTCATTCCTATGAGAAACGAGGAAGCGAATGTAGAGAGGCTGATGAAGTCGCTTCAAAAGCTTACATATAGCCATATAGAAGTCGTTGTATTAAATGACGGATCTACAGATAATACGGGAAATTTACTTGAACAAGCTAAAGATCAGTGGGATCAACTCACTGTCATCAATGGTAAAGAGCTACCAGAAGGATGGGTAGGCAAAGTACATGCTTGCCATCAACTTAGTTTACAGGCTAATGGTGACTTTTATTTATTTTTAGATGCAGACGTTACTGTTCACCCGAAGCTAGTGGAGAGAAGTTTAGCAGCATTTACTCCTCAAACAGGCCTTATCAGCGGCTTTCCCCATTATCCGCTTAAAAGTGTTTTTGGGTTTATGCTGATTCCTATGCAACATTTTCTCGTCTTTTTTCACCTTCCAATCCTCCTTGCCAATAAAACGAATTGGCAAGCTGCAACAGCTGCACACGGGGCATTTATGATGTATCGCCGTGAGGCATACATAAAGATGGGCGGGCATGAGCGTGTAAAGGACTCACTTGTAGAGGACATTCACAGTATGCGGGCGATGAAGCAAAGCGGCTATAAAGCAACGATTGTAAATAACACAAACTCCTTATCATGCTTTATGTACAACACAAGTAAAGAAGTATGGCAGGGATTCTCTAAAAATTTTTTCCCAGGTTTAGGTCGAAGTGTCTTAGTCGTAATTGCACTTAGCTTTCTTTATTTAATCCTTTTCTTTCTTCCACTACCAGTGGCAATTATCGGCCTTATTCAAGGGAACCTCATGCTCGTGGTGCCTTTACTACTTGTTATGCTAATTAAATGTATTATTGATTCTTTCACCAGGCAAAAGTGGTGGCTATGTACTTTTTTCCCTGTCACTATTATTGCCACTATTGCTATGCTCCTTTATTCCACCTATCTTGGCATTTCAAAGCGGGGCTTTATATGGAAAGGAAGACAGTATCGATGA
- a CDS encoding lysophospholipid acyltransferase family protein, with amino-acid sequence MIEATKSRSFTKIFHVYNTWLLKRSFHRLHLSTRSVRTDHQGAIYIINHSSWWDPLVLFYLNEAILHTDALAMMDQHGLTRFPFFKKIGAFSIDSSSKRDIMKSLSYAQRQLEEGKHVFIFPQGNEYPLEKRPLQFFAGVAHLKQALPNVPIIPITFYHTHLHHQLPEWFIQIGYPIELDVTKPRKQVTADIEQALTKELDLLKEDVINEAPTFAPLLSGKLGIGATLEKMKSTLRRRN; translated from the coding sequence ATGATTGAAGCTACTAAAAGTCGTTCCTTTACAAAGATTTTTCACGTCTATAATACGTGGCTACTTAAACGAAGCTTCCACCGTTTACATCTCTCTACACGCTCTGTTCGGACGGATCACCAAGGGGCGATTTATATTATCAACCACTCCTCTTGGTGGGATCCATTAGTACTGTTTTATTTAAACGAAGCAATCCTCCATACAGATGCACTTGCCATGATGGATCAACACGGACTAACACGCTTTCCCTTTTTCAAAAAAATCGGCGCATTTTCGATCGATTCTTCCTCGAAGCGAGATATTATGAAGTCCCTCTCGTATGCACAACGTCAGCTTGAGGAGGGAAAGCACGTCTTTATTTTTCCACAAGGGAACGAGTATCCATTAGAGAAGCGACCACTTCAATTTTTTGCTGGTGTCGCCCATTTAAAGCAGGCTCTACCAAACGTCCCTATCATTCCTATTACGTTTTATCATACGCATTTACATCATCAGCTACCTGAATGGTTCATTCAGATTGGTTATCCCATTGAGCTTGATGTGACAAAACCTAGGAAGCAAGTAACAGCTGACATCGAACAAGCATTAACTAAAGAGCTTGATCTCTTAAAAGAAGATGTTATAAACGAGGCCCCTACGTTTGCTCCACTATTATCAGGGAAGCTAGGGATTGGAGCGACGCTTGAAAAAATGAAATCTACGCTTAGGAGGAGGAACTAA
- a CDS encoding carotenoid biosynthesis protein, producing the protein MPSTFDLYLFRFFLVWYGVGVILLSFDLVPPWLEWANVVFLITAGLLAMVYLIRSQLKIVGVFLVILIFALSMAIESFGVHTGLFFGDYSYQADFGPKVIGVPITIGFAWVMVIATSHVLAAPIIHMVGRFKRLIYTIYGALIATSLDLIIDPVAYDVKQYWVWNEGGLYYDIPFSNFYGWFILSFVLHGVISLLVYRGGEWRNRFSEFWRSKMVFLYVAMALMFVIVALVNGLVLAPIVSVSTVLLFVGLYFLFERKLAR; encoded by the coding sequence ATGCCTTCAACGTTTGATTTGTACTTATTTCGATTCTTTTTAGTATGGTATGGAGTAGGCGTCATTTTACTCTCATTTGACTTAGTTCCCCCTTGGCTTGAGTGGGCTAACGTCGTTTTCTTAATTACAGCAGGACTTCTTGCGATGGTCTACCTTATACGTAGTCAACTCAAAATTGTCGGTGTCTTTTTAGTTATTCTTATATTTGCCTTATCGATGGCTATCGAGAGCTTTGGTGTACATACAGGACTATTTTTTGGTGATTATTCTTACCAAGCGGACTTTGGTCCTAAAGTTATTGGCGTTCCTATTACCATTGGCTTTGCATGGGTCATGGTTATCGCCACTTCCCATGTTTTAGCAGCTCCCATTATTCATATGGTAGGCCGTTTTAAGCGCCTTATTTATACGATCTACGGCGCACTTATTGCGACATCTTTAGACCTTATTATAGACCCTGTTGCATACGACGTTAAACAGTATTGGGTCTGGAATGAGGGAGGACTTTATTATGACATTCCATTTTCTAACTTTTACGGTTGGTTTATTCTCTCCTTTGTCTTACACGGTGTCATTTCTTTACTCGTGTATCGCGGCGGAGAATGGCGCAACAGATTCAGTGAATTTTGGCGTTCTAAGATGGTCTTTTTATATGTAGCGATGGCCCTTATGTTTGTTATTGTGGCACTTGTTAACGGACTCGTACTAGCACCGATTGTTTCCGTTAGTACCGTCCTACTCTTTGTTGGACTCTATTTCCTTTTTGAGAGGAAGCTCGCACGATGA